Within Streptomyces antibioticus, the genomic segment AGGCGCCGATGAGGCGCTCCCCGGCGTCGCGGGCGATGGAGCGGCCGGTGGCGGTCGAGCCGGTGAACATGACGTAGTCCGCACCGGCCATGAGCGCTGGTCCGATCGAGGAGCCGGAGCCGACGACGAGCTGCCACACACCGGCCGGGAGGCCCGCCTCGGCGAGCAGCTCGTGGGCCCACAGCGCGGTCAGTGCGGTCTGGGTGTCGGGCTTCTGCACCACGGCGTTGCCGGCCATGAGCGCGGCGATGGTGTCGCCGGCGGCCATGGAGAGCGGGTAGTTCCAGGGGGAGATCACGGCGATCACGCCCTTGGGGTGGTGCAGCTCCCGGGTGCGGGTCAGGCCGGGAATCGTGCCGCTGCGGCGGCGCGGCTTGAGCAGCGAGGGCCCCATGCGGGCGTAGTAGCGCGCCGTGGCGGCGATGTCGGTGATCTCCAGGAAGGCGTCGCGGCGGGGTTTGCCGTTCTCGGCCTGCATCAGGTCCAGGGCTGCGTCCTGCCGGTCGAGGACCAGGTCGTGGAACCGGAGCAGCACCGCGGCGCGGTCCCTCGCCGGGCGGGCCGCCCAGGCGCGCTGGGCCTCGCGGGCGGTGAGGAACGCCTCGGTGACCACCTTCGGGGAGGAGACCGGGAGGGTGGCGAGCGGCTCCAGGGTGTAGGGCGCCAGGGTGGTGACCGTGTCGTGGCCGGCGGCGGTGACCCGGGTGGCGAGCCAGGCGAGCAGGGCCGGGGTGATCGAGCCGAGGACGCCGGAAGCCGAGGGAGTGGTGGAAGTGGTGGGAGCGGTGGTCATGGTGGCCCCTCAGGGATCCTTGTGGGTTGGGTCAGCCGAGGTGGAGCAGGACGATGCCGATGTACTGGCAGGTCCAGGCGGTGATGGTGAAGAGGTGGAACAGCTCGTGGAAGCCGAACCACCGTGGTGAGGGGTCGGGCCACCTGGCGGCGTACACGATCCCGCCGAGGGTGTAGAGCCCGCCGCCGACCACGATCAGGACCCCGGCCGCGGTGGAGGCGGCGAAGAGGGAGCTCAGCACCGGGACGACCGACCAGCCCAGGGCGATGCAGAGACCGGTGGTCAGCGCTCGTGGCGCGGTGCGCCAGCCCAGCCGGAGCGCGATTCCCGCCGCTGCACCGGTCCACACCCAGGCCAGGATCGCGGCCTGCTCGAATCCGGTGAGCGCGGCCACCGCGATCGGGGTGTAGCTGCCGGCGGTGATCAGGAAGATGTTGGTGTGATCCACCCGCCGCAGCGCCAGTTCGGCCCGGGGGCCCCAAGCGCCGAGGTGGTAGACCGCAGAGGTCGCGAAGAGGACGAACCCGGTCGCCGCATAGACCACGGCCGCGGCCCTCCCGGCCCCGGCCGGTGCGAGAGCGATCAGCACGATCCCCGCGGCCAGCACCAGCGGCGCCGCGGCGGCGTGGAGCCGACCACGCAGGCGCGGCCTCAGCACGGACCCCGGATCCCCGGCACGAGTGGCGAGGCCAGGATCAGCCGGGGCAACCAGTACACCGGACGTCGGCGGGCCCTCGTAGCCGGACACCGGTTCTCCTCTCTCTCGGGGTGGGTGGCCACCTTCAGCGTGGCCACACGCGAAGAGCCGAGACAGATGCGGTGCGGCCCCGGAGTTACTAGATTGGGCCCCATGGATTGGGATCAGCCGAGGCCGCCGGTCAGCCTGCTGCTGATGACGCAGATCGCCGCGGACCATGGCGTGCCGGCGGAGGCGTGCCTGGCGGGCACGGGAGTGACGCCGGAGGCGTTGCTCGACCCGGGGACCGAGGTCACGCCACGCCACGACCTCGCGGTGGCCCGCAACCTGATCACGCTGGTGCCGTCGGGTCACCCCGGGCTGGAGATGGGCAGCCGGTTCCGGTTGGCCGAGCAGGGCATCTACGGGTTCGCGTTGCTGAGCAGCCCCACGCTGCGGCAGGCCGTCGATGTCGGCCTGAGATTTCTGGACCTGGCCTTCGCGATGGGCACCGTCGAGGCACGGACAGACCGCGACGGCGATCTGATTCTCAGCCTCGACGCCCCTGAGCTTCCTCCGACGGTGCGTCGCTTCTATGTGGAGCGTGATGCCGCATCGATCATGACGATTCAGCGCGTGATCGCTCCGAACCTGGAGGCGATCACTCGTGTCGAGTTCGCCTTCCCGGCGCCACCCGAGGGCGACAGCGTCTTTCGTGATGTCTTCGGTCTTGAGCCGCTCTTCGACGCGGAGGAGACCGTGCTCGTCATCGACCGTGCTGTCGTCGATGCGCCGCTGCCCGGGGCGAATCCTCACACCGCCGCGCAGACGATCGAGCAGTGTCGCCGGCTGCTGGATTCCCGTCGCGCCCGCACCGGGGTGGCCAGACGGGTCCGGGACGAGCTCGTGGCGGGGATCGCTGATCCGCCCTCTCTGGACACTGTCGCGGCCTTTCTGCACATGAGCGGGCGCACCCTGCGCAAACGCCTCACAGCCGAGGGCACCTCGTACCGGATCCTGCTCGATGAGGTGCGGGAGCACTTGGCGGAGGAGTTGCTGCTGGCCGGGGGGCTGCCGGTGGAGGCCATCGCCCATCGGCTCGGCTATGTGGAGGTCTCCAGCTTCTCCCAGGCGTTCCGGCGCTGGAAGGGAGTGGGGCCGCGTGAGTTCCGCTCCACGTTCCGGGTACAGCGCCTCCGCGGCGCCTGATCCCAGGCGGGCCTGATCGAGTAACTTCCGTGCCGCCCGGGCTCTGTGGCGCAACCTGATGGCTGCCTAGCGTTCATGGCATGTCCCACGACCTTGACACTCCACTCGTTCTCCCTTCAGGCGCGACGCTGACGAGCAGGATCGCGAAGTCCGCGCTCAGCGAGGCGATCGGCAGCCAGGACAACGCACCCACACCGGAGCTGATCCGCCTCTACGACCGGTGGGCCGGCTCGGGCGCAGGACTGCTCATCACCGGCAACGTGATGGTCGACCGCCGCGCCCTCGGTGAGCCCGGCAACGTGGCCGTCGAGGACGGACGGCACCTGCCGTTGCTCAAGGAGTGGGCCGCCGCGGCCACCGCCGTGGGCGCCCAGGCATGGGTTCAGCTCAACCACCCCGGACGCCAGGCACCCAAGGGCCTCAACGGCAGCCATCAGGCGGTGGCACCGTCGGTCACGTCCGTCTCCGGAGCCCCCGGTGTCTTCGGCAAGCCGCGGGCGCTGGGACGTGAGGAGATCTCCGGGATCGTCGCGCGCTTCGCCGCCGCGGCACGGACGGTGGTCGAGGCCGGCTTCACCGGTGTGCAGGTCCATGCCGCCCACGGCTACCTCATCAGCCAGTTCCTCTCTCCGCTGACCAACCGGCGCACCGACGAGTGGGGCGGCACCCCGGAGAACCGCCGTCGATTCCTGATCGAGATCGTCCGTGCGATCCGAGCCGCCCTGGGTCCCGGCATCCCGATCGGGGTCAAGCTCAACTCCGCCGACTTCCAGCGCGGCGGCATGACCGAGGACGAGTCCACCGAGGTCGTCCTCGCCCTGGCAGCAGAGGGCATCGACCTGCTGGAGATCTCCGGCGGCAACTACGAGTCCACGGTCTTCATGGGTGCCGACGCCGCCGAGCGGGGCGAGGCCAGGGCCTCCACCAAGAGCCGGGAGGCATACTTCCTCGGCTACGCCGAACGGGTCCGCAAGGCGATCGATGACAGCGGCACCACGCTGCCGCTGATGGTCACCGGCGGGTTCCGCACCCGTACGGGCATGACCGAAGCCCTCGAGAGCGGCGCCGTCGACGTGATCGGTCTCGGCCGACCGCTCATCCTGGAGCCCGACCT encodes:
- the trhA gene encoding PAQR family membrane homeostasis protein TrhA gives rise to the protein MLRPRLRGRLHAAAAPLVLAAGIVLIALAPAGAGRAAAVVYAATGFVLFATSAVYHLGAWGPRAELALRRVDHTNIFLITAGSYTPIAVAALTGFEQAAILAWVWTGAAAGIALRLGWRTAPRALTTGLCIALGWSVVPVLSSLFAASTAAGVLIVVGGGLYTLGGIVYAARWPDPSPRWFGFHELFHLFTITAWTCQYIGIVLLHLG
- a CDS encoding AraC family transcriptional regulator, encoding MDWDQPRPPVSLLLMTQIAADHGVPAEACLAGTGVTPEALLDPGTEVTPRHDLAVARNLITLVPSGHPGLEMGSRFRLAEQGIYGFALLSSPTLRQAVDVGLRFLDLAFAMGTVEARTDRDGDLILSLDAPELPPTVRRFYVERDAASIMTIQRVIAPNLEAITRVEFAFPAPPEGDSVFRDVFGLEPLFDAEETVLVIDRAVVDAPLPGANPHTAAQTIEQCRRLLDSRRARTGVARRVRDELVAGIADPPSLDTVAAFLHMSGRTLRKRLTAEGTSYRILLDEVREHLAEELLLAGGLPVEAIAHRLGYVEVSSFSQAFRRWKGVGPREFRSTFRVQRLRGA
- a CDS encoding NADH:flavin oxidoreductase/NADH oxidase family protein, whose product is MSHDLDTPLVLPSGATLTSRIAKSALSEAIGSQDNAPTPELIRLYDRWAGSGAGLLITGNVMVDRRALGEPGNVAVEDGRHLPLLKEWAAAATAVGAQAWVQLNHPGRQAPKGLNGSHQAVAPSVTSVSGAPGVFGKPRALGREEISGIVARFAAAARTVVEAGFTGVQVHAAHGYLISQFLSPLTNRRTDEWGGTPENRRRFLIEIVRAIRAALGPGIPIGVKLNSADFQRGGMTEDESTEVVLALAAEGIDLLEISGGNYESTVFMGADAAERGEARASTKSREAYFLGYAERVRKAIDDSGTTLPLMVTGGFRTRTGMTEALESGAVDVIGLGRPLILEPDLPRRLIAGTEAALPVTIKKLRIKHLEGMGELMWYGVQLRRIGQGKDPDPERHPLRNVLHYMRTTGLIGKPARRGIA